From a single Alloactinosynnema sp. L-07 genomic region:
- a CDS encoding type II toxin-antitoxin system PemK/MazF family toxin encodes MTARTLAPWQVWWVDFDPQVGREQAGQRPAIVVGTTLACELPNRLAIVLPCTTTDRGLPFHPAVDLGRPSFAMCDQIKSVSVNRLVRRHPARLLDSEIENVRFVLRQMIDVG; translated from the coding sequence GTGACCGCTCGCACCCTCGCTCCATGGCAAGTGTGGTGGGTCGACTTCGACCCACAAGTCGGCCGGGAGCAGGCCGGGCAGCGCCCGGCGATCGTGGTGGGCACGACCCTGGCTTGCGAGCTGCCGAATCGGCTGGCGATTGTCCTGCCATGCACGACCACCGACCGAGGCCTGCCGTTCCATCCTGCCGTCGACCTCGGTCGACCTTCGTTCGCGATGTGCGACCAGATCAAGTCCGTGAGCGTGAACCGACTTGTCCGCCGTCATCCCGCGCGGCTGCTGGACTCCGAGATCGAGAACGTCCGGTTCGTGCTGCGCCAGATGATCGACGTGGGCTGA
- a CDS encoding SRPBCC family protein encodes MIEIERVGRVNAPISDVWTVVSDANRAPDWFSFADRTDVIEGTGVGQRRTQHGRWDGKRSEIDQEIIEFIPDKLIAWKHTAERLNGKPAPVYSSSSVFRIELEPDGDATIVRLRTLQQPADTLRKIAMKLFGTRDITRRMEDSLHRLRSAVDGS; translated from the coding sequence GTGATTGAGATCGAACGAGTCGGCCGCGTCAACGCCCCGATATCCGACGTCTGGACCGTCGTCTCCGACGCCAACCGCGCACCCGACTGGTTCAGCTTCGCCGACCGCACCGACGTCATCGAAGGCACCGGCGTCGGGCAGCGCCGGACGCAGCACGGGCGATGGGACGGCAAGCGGTCAGAGATCGACCAGGAGATCATCGAGTTCATCCCCGACAAGCTCATCGCCTGGAAGCACACCGCCGAGCGCCTCAACGGCAAGCCTGCCCCCGTCTACTCGTCCTCCTCCGTCTTCCGCATAGAGCTGGAGCCGGACGGCGACGCCACCATCGTCCGCCTCCGCACCCTCCAGCAGCCCGCGGACACCCTCCGCAAGATCGCCATGAAACTCTTCGGCACCCGCGACATCACCCGTCGCATGGAGGACTCCCTGCACCGCCTGCGAAGCGCCGTGGACGGCTCGTGA
- a CDS encoding aspartate/glutamate racemase family protein, with amino-acid sequence MKVIGLLGGMSWESSIEYYRIVNERVRERLGGLHSAHCVLYSVDFAEIERMQVEGRWDDAAEVLNSAAATLVEAGAEIVVLCTNTMHKVADRIDVPLLHLADTTAAAVRRTGITSVGLLGTAFTMEQDFYTGRLASHGLDVLVPDADDRATVHRVIYDELVQGVVRDESRQAYRDVITRLVERGAAGMILGCTEIELLVSQADSPVPVFPTTRLHAELAVDIALGDDLRVSPDPQPRSSP; translated from the coding sequence GTGAAGGTCATTGGCCTGCTCGGCGGCATGAGCTGGGAATCCTCGATCGAGTACTACCGCATCGTCAACGAGCGAGTCCGCGAACGCCTCGGCGGGCTGCACTCCGCGCACTGCGTCCTCTACTCCGTCGACTTCGCCGAGATCGAGCGCATGCAGGTCGAAGGCCGCTGGGACGACGCGGCCGAGGTCCTCAACTCCGCCGCCGCCACGCTCGTCGAGGCAGGCGCGGAGATCGTCGTTCTCTGCACCAACACCATGCACAAGGTCGCCGACCGCATCGATGTCCCCCTGCTCCACCTGGCCGACACGACCGCAGCCGCCGTACGCCGTACGGGAATCACGAGCGTCGGGCTGCTCGGCACCGCCTTCACCATGGAGCAGGACTTCTACACCGGCAGGCTCGCGAGCCACGGTCTCGACGTCCTGGTCCCCGACGCCGACGACCGTGCGACCGTGCACCGAGTCATCTACGACGAACTCGTCCAAGGCGTCGTCCGGGACGAGTCGCGGCAGGCCTACCGTGACGTCATCACTCGGCTGGTCGAGCGCGGCGCGGCGGGGATGATCTTGGGCTGCACCGAGATCGAACTGCTGGTCAGCCAGGCCGACAGCCCGGTTCCGGTCTTCCCGACCACCCGCCTGCACGCCGAACTCGCCGTGGACATCGCGCTCGGGGACGACCTCAGGGTTTCACCCGATCCACAACCCCGTTCCAGCCCGTAA
- a CDS encoding rhomboid family intramembrane serine protease, translating to MSTQPARSQGRVVPANLPQAAIVVAGFAVLLYLIELLDVILPADLDQNGIVPRSLGGLDGILWAPLLHADWGHLIGNTIPLLVFAFLAMANGLAQWAAVTATIWVVSGVGVWLSGNSDTVTVGASGLCFGWLAFLLVRGIFNRSLLQLGVAALLFLYWGSMLFGVLPGDPHISWQGHLFGAVGGILAAWLAAVATKSTAAEKPAPGTFTV from the coding sequence GTGAGCACTCAGCCAGCCCGCAGCCAAGGTCGCGTCGTCCCGGCGAACCTGCCCCAGGCCGCCATCGTGGTCGCAGGGTTCGCCGTCCTGCTCTACCTCATCGAGCTCCTCGACGTCATCCTCCCCGCCGACCTCGACCAGAACGGCATCGTCCCGCGCAGCCTCGGCGGCCTCGACGGCATCCTGTGGGCGCCGCTGCTGCACGCCGACTGGGGCCACCTGATCGGCAACACGATCCCGCTGCTGGTGTTCGCCTTCCTCGCGATGGCCAACGGCCTGGCCCAGTGGGCCGCGGTCACCGCCACCATCTGGGTCGTCTCCGGCGTCGGTGTCTGGCTGAGCGGCAACAGCGACACCGTCACCGTCGGCGCGTCCGGGCTGTGCTTCGGCTGGCTGGCGTTCCTCCTGGTCCGCGGCATCTTCAACCGCAGCCTGCTGCAGCTGGGCGTCGCGGCCCTGCTGTTCCTGTACTGGGGATCGATGCTCTTCGGCGTCCTGCCCGGCGACCCCCACATCTCCTGGCAGGGCCACCTGTTCGGCGCCGTCGGCGGCATCCTGGCCGCCTGGCTGGCCGCGGTCGCGACCAAGTCGACCGCCGCCGAGAAGCCCGCGCCCGGTACGTTCACGGTGTGA
- the murI gene encoding glutamate racemase, with translation MTVQAPIGIFDSGVGGLTVARAILDQLPHERLRYVGDTGNGPYGPLPVAEVRAHALAIADRLVEDGVKMLVIACNTASAACLADARERYRIPVVEVVVPAVRRAASVSKTGRIGVIGTAGTIRSRAYDDAFAAAPSVKVTSSACPRFVDFVERGVTSGRQILGLAQTYLEPLQEADVDTVVLGCTHYPLLTGVLQVVMGQDVTLVSSAEECAKDVFRVLAEHDLFAEDAGEPVHEFMATGPAEPFHRLARRFLGPELAAIAPLAHQ, from the coding sequence GTGACCGTCCAGGCCCCGATCGGCATCTTCGACTCCGGCGTCGGCGGGCTCACCGTCGCGCGCGCCATCCTCGACCAGCTGCCGCACGAGCGGCTGCGCTACGTCGGCGACACCGGCAACGGCCCCTACGGCCCACTGCCCGTCGCCGAGGTCAGGGCGCACGCGCTGGCGATCGCCGACCGGCTGGTCGAAGACGGCGTGAAGATGCTGGTCATCGCCTGCAACACCGCCTCCGCCGCGTGTCTGGCCGACGCGCGGGAGCGCTACCGCATCCCGGTGGTCGAGGTCGTCGTCCCCGCCGTGCGTCGGGCGGCGTCGGTGTCGAAGACCGGCCGGATCGGCGTCATCGGCACCGCGGGCACGATCCGCTCGCGCGCCTATGACGACGCGTTCGCCGCCGCCCCCAGCGTCAAGGTGACCAGCTCCGCGTGCCCCCGGTTCGTCGACTTCGTCGAGCGGGGCGTCACCAGCGGCCGCCAGATCCTCGGGCTCGCGCAGACCTATCTGGAGCCGCTGCAGGAGGCCGACGTCGACACCGTCGTCCTCGGCTGCACGCACTACCCGCTGCTGACCGGTGTCCTGCAGGTCGTCATGGGCCAGGACGTCACCCTGGTCTCCAGCGCCGAGGAGTGCGCCAAGGACGTCTTCCGCGTGCTCGCCGAGCACGACCTGTTCGCCGAGGACGCGGGCGAGCCGGTGCACGAATTCATGGCGACCGGCCCCGCCGAGCCATTTCATCGTCTGGCACGCAGATTCCTGGGGCCGGAATTGGCGGCTATTGCTCCATTGGCTCATCAGTGA
- a CDS encoding MBL fold metallo-hydrolase, producing MLLTVLGCSGSIPGPNAPASGYLLSAEGFLLGIELGNGTFAALQAVADPFALDALLFSHLHADHCADFSALSVLRRYHPDPPHDPRERKLAVHAPSAAPERFAAAYATDDADRMITDLSDVYDFQTLRPGKIHIGPFEIVVAAAAHPCEAFSFRISHGGRSLAYTGDTGVTDALDDLVDGVDVLLAEACWTHAPGQRPVDLHLSGTEAGQLGTAGGVGRVLITHIPPWTDTDAVMAEVRAAYDGEVILVEQGCVYDI from the coding sequence GTGCTGCTGACCGTCCTCGGCTGCTCGGGGAGCATCCCCGGCCCGAATGCCCCCGCGTCCGGATACCTGCTGTCGGCTGAGGGATTCCTGCTCGGAATCGAACTCGGCAACGGCACGTTCGCCGCGCTGCAGGCCGTCGCCGACCCGTTCGCACTCGACGCGCTGCTGTTCTCACATCTGCACGCCGATCATTGTGCGGATTTCTCCGCGCTGTCGGTTTTGCGGCGTTATCACCCGGATCCGCCGCATGATCCCCGGGAGCGCAAACTCGCCGTGCACGCGCCATCGGCGGCGCCGGAGCGGTTCGCCGCGGCCTACGCGACCGACGACGCCGACCGGATGATCACCGACCTGTCCGATGTGTACGACTTCCAGACGCTGCGGCCCGGAAAGATCCACATCGGACCGTTCGAGATCGTGGTGGCCGCCGCCGCGCATCCCTGTGAGGCCTTCAGCTTCCGCATCAGCCACGGCGGCCGCTCCCTGGCCTACACCGGCGACACCGGCGTCACCGACGCCCTCGACGACCTGGTCGACGGCGTCGACGTCCTGCTCGCCGAGGCGTGCTGGACCCACGCGCCGGGGCAGCGGCCGGTCGACCTGCACCTCTCCGGCACCGAGGCGGGCCAGTTGGGCACCGCGGGCGGCGTCGGCCGCGTGCTGATCACCCACATCCCGCCATGGACCGACACCGACGCCGTGATGGCCGAGGTCCGCGCCGCGTACGACGGCGAAGTGATCCTGGTCGAACAGGGGTGTGTGTACGACATCTAG
- the rph gene encoding ribonuclease PH, with protein MARSDGRNDDQLRDIKLTRGYQDWPAGSVLVEFGKTRVLCAASIGDGVPRWRKGSGLGWVTAEYAMLPSATNTRSDRESVKGRVGGRTHEISRLIGRSLRACIDLGALGENTIHLDCDVIQADGGTRTAAITGAYVALADAITWLAAAGKLADPQPLSCAVSAVSVGVVGGRVRLDLPYEEDVRAEVDMNVVATDVGTLIEVQGTGEGATFARSTLDQMLDYALQGCVELNRIQAEALAAPYPGTLPS; from the coding sequence GTGGCGAGAAGCGATGGCAGGAACGACGACCAGCTCCGGGACATCAAGCTCACCCGGGGCTACCAGGACTGGCCCGCGGGCTCGGTGCTCGTGGAGTTCGGCAAGACCAGGGTGCTGTGCGCGGCGAGCATCGGCGACGGGGTTCCGCGCTGGCGCAAGGGCTCCGGGCTCGGCTGGGTCACCGCCGAGTACGCGATGCTGCCCTCGGCGACCAACACCCGTAGTGACCGCGAGTCGGTGAAGGGCCGCGTCGGCGGCCGCACGCACGAGATCAGCAGGCTCATCGGTCGCTCGCTGCGCGCGTGCATCGACCTCGGGGCCCTCGGCGAGAACACGATCCACCTCGACTGCGACGTCATCCAGGCCGACGGCGGCACCCGCACCGCGGCGATCACCGGCGCCTACGTCGCCCTCGCCGACGCGATCACCTGGTTGGCCGCCGCGGGCAAACTGGCCGACCCGCAGCCGCTGTCGTGCGCGGTGTCGGCGGTCAGCGTCGGCGTCGTCGGCGGTCGGGTCCGGCTGGACCTGCCCTACGAGGAGGACGTGCGCGCCGAGGTCGACATGAACGTCGTGGCCACCGACGTCGGCACGCTCATCGAGGTCCAGGGCACCGGCGAGGGCGCGACCTTCGCCCGCTCCACCCTCGACCAGATGCTCGACTACGCCCTGCAGGGCTGCGTCGAGCTCAACCGGATCCAGGCCGAGGCGCTCGCCGCGCCCTACCCCGGCACCCTCCCGTCATGA
- the rdgB gene encoding RdgB/HAM1 family non-canonical purine NTP pyrophosphatase encodes MTRVLLASRNAKKLAELRRILVDTGIEIVGLDDVEPFPDAPETGATFEENALAKARDAAAATGLPAVADDSGIAVDALNGMPGVLSARWSGKHGQDQANLDLVLAQLTDVPDERRGAAFVCTAALVVPSGPETVVRGEWRGRLVRSGRGENGFGYDPIFVPDGDTRTSAELEPAEKDAQSHRGRALALLLPHLRDLG; translated from the coding sequence ATGACCCGGGTCCTGCTGGCCTCGCGCAACGCGAAGAAGCTCGCCGAGCTGCGCCGGATCCTGGTCGACACGGGCATCGAGATCGTCGGCCTCGACGACGTCGAGCCGTTCCCCGACGCGCCCGAGACCGGTGCGACGTTCGAGGAGAACGCGCTGGCCAAGGCCCGAGACGCGGCGGCGGCCACCGGTCTGCCCGCGGTCGCCGACGACTCCGGCATCGCGGTCGACGCGCTCAACGGCATGCCGGGCGTCCTGTCGGCCCGCTGGTCCGGCAAGCACGGCCAGGACCAGGCCAACCTCGACCTGGTCCTGGCCCAGCTGACCGACGTCCCCGACGAGCGGCGCGGTGCCGCGTTCGTGTGCACCGCGGCGCTCGTGGTGCCGTCGGGGCCCGAGACCGTCGTCCGCGGCGAGTGGCGCGGGAGGCTGGTCCGGTCCGGCCGGGGCGAGAACGGGTTCGGCTACGACCCGATCTTCGTCCCCGACGGCGACACCCGGACGTCAGCCGAACTGGAGCCCGCGGAGAAGGACGCCCAGTCCCACCGCGGCCGCGCTCTGGCGCTGCTCCTGCCGCACCTGCGCGACCTCGGCTGA
- a CDS encoding DJ-1/PfpI family protein, with translation MQVAVVLYDGVTALDAVGPYEVLRAMPGTEIRMVAHAPGPVMTDSGVLTLGASHSYADTPAPDVVLVPGSSRGTQAAMNDQELTGWLVSVHNTTRWTTSVCTGSLILGAAGLLQGLPATTHWLAQDLLPLVGAVPSPSSRIVHSGRIATAAGVSAGIDLALWLAGELCGREVAESIQLGIEYDPQPPFDAGHPSKASAAVVAATRAAMTASA, from the coding sequence ATGCAGGTGGCCGTCGTGCTCTATGACGGGGTGACCGCGCTCGACGCGGTCGGTCCGTACGAGGTGCTCAGGGCGATGCCCGGCACCGAGATCCGGATGGTCGCACACGCGCCCGGACCGGTGATGACCGACTCGGGTGTGCTGACGCTGGGCGCGAGCCACAGCTACGCCGACACGCCCGCGCCGGATGTGGTGCTCGTCCCCGGCTCCTCGCGGGGCACTCAGGCGGCGATGAACGACCAGGAGCTCACGGGCTGGCTGGTGTCGGTCCACAACACCACCCGCTGGACCACGTCGGTCTGCACGGGCTCGCTGATCCTGGGCGCTGCCGGGCTGCTCCAGGGCCTGCCCGCGACGACGCACTGGCTGGCGCAGGACCTTCTCCCGCTGGTCGGGGCCGTCCCGTCGCCGAGTTCGCGCATCGTGCACTCAGGCAGGATCGCCACCGCGGCCGGGGTGTCCGCGGGGATCGACCTGGCCCTCTGGCTCGCGGGGGAACTGTGTGGGCGGGAGGTGGCGGAGTCCATCCAGCTCGGCATCGAGTACGACCCCCAGCCGCCCTTCGACGCGGGACACCCGTCGAAGGCATCGGCGGCGGTCGTGGCGGCGACCCGCGCCGCGATGACGGCGAGCGCGTAG
- a CDS encoding GlxA family transcriptional regulator: MHHVVVLVYPGIQLIDAVGPAEVFAGARSFGADYELTVASLDGAPVRSESGLSLCADRAVADVDRADTLLVAGGLGFRAACGPAAVAEVRRLAERAQRVCSVCSGAFVLAEAGLLNGRRVTTHWAAGTELGRAYPEVTVEPDRIFVRDGAVYTSAGVTAGMDLALALVEADHGVKIARTIARWLVMFLQRPGGQSQFSTRLEHPVGAGSPLRPVLDEIAADPAADHRVPSLARRVGVSERHLGRLFADQLGTTPARFVERVRVEAARGLLEDSVITVAAVSKRSGFGSPETLRRAFVRVLGVGPDDYRARFRTTERN; the protein is encoded by the coding sequence ATGCACCACGTGGTCGTCCTCGTCTACCCCGGTATCCAGCTGATCGACGCCGTCGGCCCGGCTGAGGTGTTCGCGGGCGCGCGGTCGTTCGGCGCCGACTACGAGCTGACCGTCGCCTCCCTCGACGGCGCCCCGGTGCGCAGCGAGTCCGGGCTCAGCCTGTGCGCCGACCGCGCCGTCGCCGACGTCGATCGGGCCGACACGCTGCTGGTCGCGGGCGGTTTGGGGTTCCGCGCCGCCTGCGGCCCGGCGGCGGTCGCCGAGGTCCGGCGGCTGGCCGAGCGCGCCCAACGCGTCTGCTCGGTGTGCAGCGGCGCGTTCGTCCTGGCCGAGGCGGGCCTGCTCAACGGCCGCCGAGTCACCACCCACTGGGCCGCGGGCACCGAACTGGGCCGGGCGTATCCCGAGGTCACCGTCGAGCCCGACCGGATCTTCGTCCGGGACGGGGCGGTCTACACCTCGGCCGGGGTCACCGCCGGGATGGATCTGGCGCTGGCCCTGGTCGAGGCCGACCACGGCGTCAAGATCGCGCGGACGATCGCGCGCTGGCTGGTGATGTTCCTGCAGCGCCCCGGTGGCCAGTCCCAGTTCTCCACCCGGCTGGAGCACCCGGTTGGCGCCGGTTCGCCGCTGCGGCCCGTGCTCGACGAGATCGCCGCCGACCCGGCCGCCGACCACCGGGTCCCCAGCCTGGCCCGCCGCGTCGGGGTCTCCGAGCGGCACCTGGGCAGGCTGTTCGCCGACCAGCTCGGCACCACTCCCGCGCGCTTCGTCGAACGCGTCCGCGTCGAGGCCGCGCGCGGACTGCTGGAGGACAGCGTCATCACCGTCGCCGCTGTGTCCAAGCGCAGCGGTTTCGGCAGCCCGGAGACCTTGCGGCGGGCGTTCGTCCGCGTTCTCGGCGTGGGCCCGGACGACTACCGGGCCCGGTTTCGCACCACAGAGAGGAACTGA
- the bcp gene encoding thioredoxin-dependent thiol peroxidase: protein MTRLSAGDTAPDFTLLDSEGTEVSLSDFRGKSVVVYFYPAAATPGCTKQACDFRDNLGELNEAGFTVLGVSPDKPAKLAKFVADEGLTFPLLSDPDRAVLTAWGAYGEKQLYGKTVTGVIRSTFIIDPDGVITHALYNVRATGHVAKLRKDLKV, encoded by the coding sequence ATGACGCGTCTCTCCGCGGGCGACACAGCGCCCGACTTCACGCTCCTGGACAGCGAGGGCACCGAGGTGTCGCTGTCGGACTTCCGCGGCAAGTCCGTGGTCGTCTACTTCTACCCGGCCGCGGCCACCCCCGGCTGCACCAAGCAGGCGTGCGACTTCCGCGACAACCTCGGCGAGCTCAACGAAGCGGGCTTCACCGTCCTGGGCGTCTCCCCCGACAAGCCCGCCAAGCTGGCGAAGTTCGTCGCCGACGAGGGCCTGACCTTCCCGCTGCTCTCCGACCCCGACCGCGCCGTGCTGACCGCGTGGGGCGCCTACGGGGAGAAGCAGCTGTACGGCAAGACGGTCACCGGCGTGATCCGGTCGACCTTCATCATCGACCCCGACGGCGTCATCACCCACGCCCTCTACAACGTCCGGGCGACCGGGCACGTGGCGAAGCTGCGCAAGGACCTCAAGGTCTGA
- the smpB gene encoding SsrA-binding protein SmpB, with amino-acid sequence MGEKPTRRVIATNRRARHQYAVLDTIEAGVMLVGTEVKSLRLGRVSVVDAFATIDDGEVWLRGLHINEYALGTWTNHAPRRVRKLLLNRREIDRWDIRIRESGLSIVPLSMYFSDGRVKVELALVRGKKTWDKRADIATRDANREIERAFSRHVKGQRR; translated from the coding sequence ATGGGTGAGAAGCCAACCCGCAGGGTGATCGCCACCAACCGCCGCGCGCGACATCAGTACGCCGTTCTCGACACCATCGAAGCGGGCGTGATGCTGGTGGGCACCGAGGTCAAGAGCCTGCGCCTTGGCCGGGTCTCCGTGGTCGACGCGTTCGCCACGATCGACGACGGCGAGGTCTGGCTGCGGGGGCTGCACATCAACGAGTACGCGCTGGGCACCTGGACCAACCACGCCCCGCGCCGGGTGCGCAAGCTGCTGCTCAACCGGCGCGAGATCGACCGCTGGGACATCCGGATCCGGGAAAGCGGCCTGTCGATCGTCCCGCTGTCGATGTATTTCTCCGACGGCCGCGTCAAGGTCGAGCTCGCCCTGGTCCGCGGCAAGAAGACCTGGGACAAGCGCGCCGACATCGCCACCCGCGACGCGAACCGCGAGATCGAGCGAGCCTTCTCCCGGCACGTGAAGGGGCAACGCCGCTAA
- a CDS encoding serine hydrolase: MRKWMIAVIVLAIAILTAGSVQAQPRTDNAIQVALDKMTKTGAQGVQVRITTDGRTHAARSGTAELDKPRPVPRSGQFRIGSITKAFTATVVLQLVAEGRLDLDAPVSTYLPGLLPDGDRITVRMLLQHTSGLYNYTAALPLDPDGFESIRYDHHDPRDLVAIATSRPLDFQPGTGHAYSNTNYIVAGLLIEKATGGSYERAVDRRIIRPLRLHSTTAPGDTVAIPGPHAHGYHRANGTPTDITELNPTVAWAAGAMISTTADLDRFIAALLGGNLLPPAQLAEMLRTSPLSNGFGLGLFQMPLPCGGTVWGHTGGIPGYASLMLSTRDTRTRLEMSLTTAPDPGPVEGYVDVIGEVFC; this comes from the coding sequence ATGCGCAAGTGGATGATCGCGGTCATCGTGCTCGCGATCGCGATACTGACCGCGGGCTCGGTGCAAGCCCAGCCCAGAACCGACAACGCCATCCAGGTGGCGCTCGACAAGATGACCAAGACCGGCGCCCAGGGCGTCCAGGTCCGCATCACCACCGACGGCCGCACCCACGCGGCGCGTTCGGGAACGGCGGAACTGGACAAGCCACGGCCCGTCCCGCGGTCCGGCCAGTTCCGGATCGGCAGCATCACCAAGGCGTTCACCGCCACCGTCGTACTTCAACTGGTGGCCGAGGGCCGACTCGACCTCGACGCCCCCGTGTCGACCTACCTGCCCGGCCTGCTCCCGGATGGCGACCGCATCACCGTCCGCATGCTCCTGCAACACACAAGCGGCCTCTACAACTACACCGCCGCCTTACCGCTGGACCCGGACGGCTTCGAATCCATCCGCTACGACCACCACGACCCGCGCGACCTGGTCGCCATCGCCACGAGCCGTCCACTGGACTTCCAGCCGGGCACCGGGCACGCGTACTCGAACACCAACTACATCGTCGCGGGCCTCCTGATCGAAAAGGCCACCGGCGGCTCGTATGAGCGGGCGGTCGACCGGCGGATCATCCGCCCCTTACGCCTGCACAGCACCACAGCCCCAGGCGACACTGTCGCCATCCCAGGCCCCCATGCCCACGGTTACCACCGGGCGAACGGGACTCCTACCGATATCACCGAATTGAACCCCACGGTCGCGTGGGCGGCGGGTGCGATGATCTCCACCACCGCGGACCTGGACCGCTTCATCGCCGCCCTGCTGGGCGGAAATCTCCTGCCGCCTGCTCAACTCGCGGAGATGCTGCGCACGTCGCCACTGTCGAACGGTTTCGGCCTGGGTCTGTTTCAGATGCCGTTGCCTTGTGGGGGGACGGTTTGGGGCCATACCGGCGGGATCCCCGGCTACGCGAGCCTTATGTTGTCGACCCGGGACACTCGCACTCGTCTGGAGATGTCGTTGACCACTGCGCCTGATCCTGGGCCGGTGGAGGGGTATGTGGACGTGATCGGAGAGGTCTTTTGCTGA